A region of Streptomyces sp. R44 DNA encodes the following proteins:
- a CDS encoding asparaginase, whose product MKRTHDGGARRIVVISTGGTIASRWQGTGYAADASGNDVLATAPLPEGVTVEVVDLFNVNSSRMTSAHQLALLRTVHETFADPGVDGIVVTHGTDTLEETAFLLDLHHSDSRPVVLTGAQRPFGTGDGDGPGNLYDALQVAASVRDLGVLVVFDGRVHAARGTVKTQTLAADAFSDPSAERLGRVGFSRVDIERQPERPAPLPLPAAARTADPGATGPDATPLPRVDIITHHSDGDPFLLNAAVSAGARGIVLVATGAGNATPEIAAAVADAVAQGVLVAVTTRVPAGPLAEIYTGGGAVDLVASGALLTGTLRAGQARIALLATLLAEGTGGAGDPARSTALLRRLLEGPVRDEPALATGHSRSASAVAARV is encoded by the coding sequence ATGAAGCGGACGCACGACGGGGGAGCACGCCGGATCGTCGTCATCAGCACCGGCGGCACGATCGCCAGCCGCTGGCAGGGCACCGGCTACGCGGCCGACGCCTCCGGGAACGACGTCCTGGCCACCGCCCCCCTGCCCGAGGGCGTCACCGTCGAGGTCGTCGACCTGTTCAACGTGAACAGCTCCCGCATGACCTCGGCCCACCAGCTCGCCCTGCTCCGCACGGTCCACGAGACCTTCGCCGACCCCGGCGTCGACGGCATCGTCGTCACCCACGGCACCGACACCCTGGAGGAGACGGCCTTCCTCCTGGACCTGCACCACTCCGACTCCCGCCCGGTCGTCCTCACCGGCGCCCAGCGCCCCTTCGGCACCGGCGACGGCGACGGCCCCGGCAACCTCTACGACGCGCTCCAGGTCGCCGCGAGCGTCCGCGACCTCGGCGTCCTCGTCGTCTTCGACGGGCGCGTCCACGCCGCGCGCGGCACGGTGAAGACCCAGACCCTCGCCGCCGACGCCTTCTCCGACCCCTCCGCCGAGCGCCTCGGCCGCGTCGGGTTCTCCCGCGTCGACATCGAGCGGCAGCCGGAGCGCCCCGCCCCGCTGCCCCTGCCGGCCGCCGCGCGGACCGCGGACCCCGGGGCCACCGGCCCCGACGCCACCCCGCTGCCCCGGGTCGACATCATCACGCACCACTCCGACGGCGACCCCTTCCTCCTGAACGCCGCCGTCTCCGCCGGCGCCCGCGGCATCGTCCTCGTCGCCACCGGCGCGGGCAACGCCACCCCCGAGATCGCCGCCGCTGTCGCGGACGCGGTCGCCCAGGGCGTCCTCGTCGCCGTCACCACCCGGGTCCCCGCAGGGCCGCTGGCCGAGATATACACCGGCGGCGGCGCGGTCGACCTCGTCGCCTCCGGAGCCCTCCTCACCGGCACCCTCCGGGCCGGCCAGGCCCGGATCGCCCTGCTCGCCACGCTCCTAGCCGAGGGCACCGGCGGTGCGGGCGACCCCGCCCGCAGCACCGCCCTCCTGCGCCGCCTCCTCGAAGGACCGGTCCGCGACGAACCGGCCCTCGCCACCGGCCACTCCCGGTCCGCCTCGGCGGTCGCCGCCCGCGTCTGA
- a CDS encoding Lrp/AsnC family transcriptional regulator — translation MDRIDLHILRELQNDGRLSNQELAQRVGLSPSPCLRRVRQLEQDGVIQGYRAIIDPEAVGRGFEVLVSVEVRRDRETVEAFEEALQDVPDVIEAYRLFGSPGCLLRIAVADLAAYERLWIERLTTLAGVTEVNSQIIMKRIKEPKGMPVDVRGA, via the coding sequence ATGGACCGGATTGATCTCCACATCTTGCGCGAGCTTCAGAACGACGGCCGGCTGAGCAACCAGGAGCTGGCCCAGCGGGTCGGTCTCAGCCCCTCCCCCTGTCTGCGCCGCGTGCGCCAGCTGGAGCAGGACGGGGTGATCCAGGGCTACCGGGCGATCATCGACCCGGAGGCGGTGGGGCGCGGCTTCGAGGTCCTCGTCTCGGTGGAGGTGCGCCGGGACCGGGAGACGGTGGAGGCCTTCGAGGAGGCGCTCCAGGACGTGCCGGACGTGATCGAGGCGTACCGGCTGTTCGGGAGCCCCGGCTGCCTGCTGCGGATCGCGGTGGCCGACCTGGCGGCGTACGAGCGGCTGTGGATCGAGCGGCTGACGACCCTCGCCGGGGTCACCGAGGTCAATTCGCAGATCATCATGAAGCGGATCAAGGAGCCGAAGGGGATGCCGGTGGACGTCCGGGGCGCCTGA
- a CDS encoding endonuclease I family protein gives MSVVRIGRWKMWAAAVATALVGITLPAVTATPASATTTAYDSTYYKDAIGKTGTSLKSSLHTIISSQNKISYDAVWNALKVTDQDPNNTGNVILLYSGVSRSKSLNGGSVGDWNREHTWAQSHGNFGTSAGPGTDLHHLRACDVQVNSTRGNKDWDNGGSAVSGAPGSYTDSDSFEPRDADKGDVARMILYMAVRYEGDDGWPNLEPNESSTNGSVPFHGRLAILKQWNEQDPPSAFEERRNDVIYTTYQHNRNPFIDHPEWIEAIW, from the coding sequence ATGTCCGTTGTGCGGATCGGCAGATGGAAGATGTGGGCGGCGGCCGTCGCCACCGCCCTCGTCGGCATCACGCTCCCCGCGGTCACCGCGACTCCCGCGAGCGCCACGACCACCGCGTACGACTCCACGTACTACAAGGACGCGATCGGCAAGACCGGCACGAGCCTCAAGTCCTCGCTGCACACCATCATCAGCAGCCAGAACAAGATCTCGTACGACGCGGTCTGGAACGCGCTGAAGGTGACCGACCAGGACCCGAACAACACCGGCAACGTGATCCTGCTCTACAGCGGCGTCTCGCGCAGCAAGTCCCTCAACGGCGGCTCCGTGGGCGACTGGAACCGCGAGCACACCTGGGCGCAGTCCCACGGCAACTTCGGCACCTCGGCCGGCCCCGGCACCGACCTGCACCATCTGCGCGCCTGTGACGTGCAGGTCAACAGCACCCGCGGCAACAAGGACTGGGACAACGGCGGCAGCGCGGTCAGCGGCGCGCCGGGCAGCTACACGGACAGCGACTCCTTCGAGCCGCGCGACGCGGACAAGGGCGACGTGGCCCGCATGATCCTGTACATGGCCGTCCGCTACGAGGGCGACGACGGCTGGCCGAACCTGGAGCCCAACGAGTCCTCCACCAACGGCAGCGTGCCCTTCCACGGCCGCCTCGCGATCCTGAAGCAGTGGAACGAGCAGGACCCGCCGAGCGCCTTCGAGGAGCGTCGCAACGACGTCATCTACACCACCTACCAGCACAACCGGAACCCGTTCATCGACCACCCGGAGTGGATCGAGGCGATCTGGTAG
- the ectA gene encoding diaminobutyrate acetyltransferase, whose translation MTTAPQKSQVGGLSVGPAEIADGADLWRIARGSGELDLNSPYSYLLWCRDFADTTAVARDASGRPVGFVTGYLRPDAPGTLFVWQVAVEGSHRGSGVAGTLLDALSARVAAEHGLDRVEATVTPGNLASDRLFRSYARRHGADLTREVLFPSASFPVAGHEAEVLYRIGPLAPPAS comes from the coding sequence ATGACCACTGCCCCCCAGAAATCCCAGGTCGGCGGCCTCTCCGTCGGACCGGCCGAGATCGCGGACGGCGCCGACCTCTGGCGGATCGCCCGCGGCTCGGGAGAACTCGACCTCAACTCCCCGTACAGCTACCTGCTGTGGTGCCGCGACTTCGCCGACACGACCGCCGTCGCCCGTGACGCCTCCGGACGACCGGTCGGCTTCGTCACCGGCTATCTGCGGCCCGACGCGCCCGGGACGCTCTTCGTCTGGCAGGTCGCCGTGGAGGGTTCGCACCGCGGAAGCGGGGTAGCCGGGACCCTGCTCGACGCTCTGTCCGCCCGCGTGGCGGCCGAGCACGGACTCGACCGGGTGGAGGCGACCGTCACACCGGGAAACCTGGCGTCCGACCGGCTCTTCCGGTCCTACGCCCGCCGGCACGGCGCGGACCTCACACGCGAGGTCCTCTTCCCGTCCGCCTCCTTCCCCGTGGCGGGACACGAGGCCGAGGTGCTCTACCGCATCGGCCCCCTCGCGCCCCCTGCGTCCTGA
- the ectB gene encoding diaminobutyrate--2-oxoglutarate transaminase, translating to MTLTDIAAPSVFETVESEVRSYCRAWPVVFERASGSRLYDEDGRPYLDFFAGAGSLNYGHNNPVLKRALLDYLADDGITHGLDMSTTAKRAFLETFRSTVLEPRALPYKVMFPGPTGTNAVEAALKLARKVTGRQTVVSFTNAFHGMSLGSLAVTGNAAKRAGAGVPLHHAARMPFDDYLDGQVTDFLWFERLLDDAGSGLDHPAAVIVETVQGEGGINVARAEWLRALAELCRRHEMLLIVDDIQMGCGRTGDFFSFEEAGITPDIVTLSKSISGYGLPMSLCLFRPELDLWEPGEHNGTFRGNNPAFVTATAALDAYWRDGTLRERTLNRADRIERALLDLCGDDARSGLAVRGRGLVWGLEFADGERAAAVCRRAFEIGLLLETSGPRGEVVKLLPPLTATDDELDEGLGMLARSVRHSA from the coding sequence GTGACCCTGACCGACATCGCCGCCCCCTCCGTCTTCGAGACCGTCGAATCCGAGGTCCGCAGCTACTGCCGTGCCTGGCCCGTCGTCTTCGAGCGCGCCAGCGGGAGCCGGCTGTACGACGAGGACGGGCGTCCGTACCTGGACTTCTTCGCCGGGGCGGGCTCGCTCAACTACGGCCACAACAACCCGGTGCTCAAGCGCGCCCTCCTCGACTACCTCGCCGACGACGGCATCACCCACGGCCTCGACATGTCGACGACCGCCAAACGCGCCTTCCTGGAGACCTTCCGCTCGACGGTCCTCGAACCCCGCGCCCTGCCCTACAAGGTGATGTTCCCCGGCCCCACCGGCACCAACGCCGTGGAGGCCGCCCTCAAACTCGCCCGCAAGGTCACCGGACGCCAGACCGTCGTCTCCTTCACCAACGCCTTCCACGGCATGTCGCTCGGCTCGCTGGCCGTCACCGGCAACGCCGCCAAGCGCGCCGGAGCGGGCGTCCCGCTCCACCACGCCGCCCGGATGCCCTTCGACGACTACCTCGACGGGCAGGTCACCGACTTCCTCTGGTTCGAACGGCTCCTGGACGACGCGGGATCCGGCCTCGACCACCCGGCGGCCGTGATCGTCGAGACCGTCCAGGGCGAGGGCGGCATCAACGTCGCGCGGGCCGAATGGCTGCGCGCGCTGGCGGAACTCTGCCGCCGGCACGAGATGCTCCTCATCGTCGACGACATCCAGATGGGCTGCGGGCGCACCGGCGACTTCTTCTCCTTCGAGGAGGCCGGCATCACGCCCGACATCGTCACCCTGTCCAAGTCCATCAGCGGCTACGGCCTGCCCATGTCCCTCTGCCTCTTCCGGCCGGAGCTCGACCTGTGGGAGCCCGGCGAGCACAACGGCACCTTCCGCGGCAACAACCCCGCCTTCGTCACCGCCACCGCAGCCCTCGACGCGTATTGGCGCGACGGCACCCTGCGCGAACGCACCCTGAACCGGGCCGACCGGATCGAGCGCGCCCTCCTCGACCTGTGCGGCGACGACGCCCGCTCCGGCCTGGCCGTGCGCGGACGCGGCCTCGTGTGGGGCCTGGAGTTCGCCGACGGGGAGCGTGCCGCGGCCGTGTGCCGGCGGGCCTTCGAGATCGGTCTGCTCCTGGAGACCTCGGGGCCGCGCGGCGAGGTGGTCAAGCTGCTGCCGCCGCTGACCGCGACGGACGACGAACTCGACGAGGGACTCGGCATGCTGGCCCGCTCCGTACGCCACTCCGCCTGA
- a CDS encoding ectoine synthase, whose product MIVRTFDELENTERHVRAASGTWESKRIVLARERVGFSLHETVLYAGTETSMWYAHHVEAVVCTAGEAELTDHETGRTYTILPGTMYLLDGHERHTLKVKRDFRCLCVFNPPVTGREDHDENGVYPLLSEPESEPGQA is encoded by the coding sequence ATGATCGTCCGTACCTTCGACGAGCTGGAGAACACCGAGCGGCATGTGAGGGCCGCGTCCGGGACCTGGGAGAGCAAGCGCATCGTCCTCGCCCGCGAGCGGGTCGGCTTCTCCCTCCACGAGACGGTGCTGTACGCCGGCACCGAGACCTCCATGTGGTACGCCCACCACGTCGAGGCCGTCGTCTGCACCGCCGGCGAGGCCGAGCTCACCGACCACGAGACCGGGCGCACGTACACGATCCTGCCCGGAACGATGTACCTGCTCGACGGGCACGAGCGCCACACCCTCAAGGTCAAGCGGGACTTCCGCTGCCTGTGCGTCTTCAACCCGCCCGTCACCGGGCGCGAGGACCACGACGAGAACGGCGTCTACCCCCTCCTCTCCGAGCCCGAATCCGAACCCGGCCAGGCCTGA
- the thpD gene encoding ectoine hydroxylase has product MASAPTRPVDLYPTRGSREELIGRKDPVVWSEPGTPGPFWARELEEYDRDGFVTVDELVTPDEVDGLRAELDRLVADPAVRADERAVVEPRSQEIRSVFEVHRISEVFRRLAEDPRIVGRARQILGSDVYVHQSRVNVKPGFGASGFYWHSDFETWHAEDGLPQMRTVSVSIALTPNHTTNGSLMIMPGSHRTFLGCAGETPKDNYKQSLRMQDAGTPSHEALTTFADACGIRHFTGPAGSATWFDCNALHGSGDNITPYPRSNVFLVFNSVENAPEAPFAAPVRRPSFIAARPEDLA; this is encoded by the coding sequence ATGGCCTCCGCACCCACCCGTCCCGTCGACCTCTACCCCACCCGCGGCTCCCGGGAGGAGCTCATCGGCCGCAAGGACCCCGTCGTGTGGTCCGAGCCCGGCACGCCCGGCCCCTTCTGGGCCAGGGAACTGGAGGAGTACGACCGCGACGGCTTCGTCACGGTGGACGAGCTCGTCACCCCGGACGAGGTCGACGGGCTCCGCGCCGAGCTGGACCGGCTCGTCGCCGACCCCGCCGTACGGGCGGACGAGCGGGCCGTCGTCGAGCCCCGCTCCCAGGAGATCCGCTCCGTCTTCGAGGTGCACCGGATCAGCGAGGTCTTCCGCCGGCTGGCCGAGGACCCGAGGATCGTCGGGCGGGCCCGGCAGATCCTCGGCTCCGACGTCTACGTCCATCAGTCCCGGGTCAACGTCAAGCCCGGCTTCGGCGCCAGCGGCTTCTACTGGCACTCCGACTTCGAGACCTGGCACGCCGAGGACGGTCTGCCCCAGATGCGGACCGTGTCGGTGTCGATCGCGCTCACCCCGAACCACACCACCAACGGCAGCCTGATGATCATGCCGGGCTCGCACCGCACCTTCCTGGGCTGCGCGGGCGAGACGCCCAAGGACAACTACAAGCAGTCGCTGCGGATGCAGGACGCCGGGACCCCGTCCCACGAGGCGCTCACCACCTTCGCCGACGCCTGCGGCATCCGGCACTTCACCGGCCCGGCGGGATCGGCCACCTGGTTCGACTGCAACGCCCTGCACGGCTCCGGCGACAACATCACCCCGTACCCGCGGAGCAACGTGTTCCTCGTCTTCAACAGCGTCGAGAACGCCCCCGAGGCACCCTTCGCCGCCCCGGTGCGCCGCCCCTCCTTCATCGCCGCCCGCCCGGAGGACCTGGCATGA
- the ehuB gene encoding ectoine/hydroxyectoine ABC transporter substrate-binding protein EhuB codes for MTGSAPLDRRRFLARASLLGGLALAAGPLTACTRTQAGTGAPADDGKLLANLREQGFVRVGFAGEAPYGFQDGGEPAGEAPTLHREIFTALGVRELRPTLTEFGALIPGLLAGRFDVVSAGMSITPERCAKVIFSEPEFVSPTALMVRKGNPKGVSDLKSCAAKGATVGVLTAAVEASYAKAAGVPDGSVKTLAKQQDGLDALLAGRIDAFALTAISLRWLARTNAGAPVEVGEAFVPVVGGVQQLGAGGAVFRPGASGLRDAFDRELLKITGSPERFVGLLGKYGFTAREVPPRSLRTADLCAG; via the coding sequence ATGACCGGCTCCGCGCCGCTCGACCGCCGCCGCTTCCTCGCCAGAGCCTCGCTCCTCGGCGGTCTCGCCCTGGCGGCCGGGCCGCTCACCGCGTGCACCCGCACCCAGGCCGGGACGGGAGCGCCGGCGGACGACGGGAAACTCCTCGCGAACCTGCGGGAGCAGGGCTTCGTGCGGGTCGGCTTCGCCGGTGAGGCGCCGTACGGCTTCCAGGACGGCGGCGAGCCGGCCGGCGAGGCCCCGACCCTCCACCGCGAGATATTCACCGCGCTCGGCGTGCGCGAACTGCGCCCGACGCTCACGGAGTTCGGCGCACTGATCCCCGGACTGCTCGCCGGCCGCTTCGACGTGGTGAGCGCCGGCATGTCGATCACGCCCGAGCGCTGCGCCAAGGTGATCTTCTCCGAGCCGGAGTTCGTCTCCCCCACCGCCCTCATGGTCCGCAAGGGCAACCCGAAGGGGGTGAGCGACCTGAAGTCCTGCGCGGCGAAGGGCGCCACCGTCGGGGTGCTGACCGCGGCCGTGGAGGCGTCCTACGCCAAGGCGGCGGGCGTACCGGACGGATCGGTGAAGACGCTCGCCAAGCAGCAGGACGGGCTCGACGCCCTCCTGGCCGGCCGGATCGACGCCTTCGCGCTGACCGCGATCTCGCTGCGCTGGCTCGCCCGGACGAACGCGGGCGCGCCGGTGGAGGTGGGCGAGGCGTTCGTGCCGGTGGTCGGCGGCGTACAACAGCTCGGCGCGGGCGGAGCGGTGTTCCGGCCCGGGGCGAGCGGACTCAGGGACGCCTTCGACCGGGAGCTCCTGAAGATCACCGGCTCCCCGGAGCGGTTCGTCGGGCTCCTCGGGAAGTACGGCTTCACCGCGCGCGAGGTGCCGCCCCGGTCGCTGCGGACGGCCGACCTGTGTGCCGGGTGA
- the ehuC gene encoding ectoine/hydroxyectoine ABC transporter permease subunit EhuC, which yields MPELRRALPRLAEGLLVTVEATVLGAALALLLAYVLGLLSRSARLPVRGAARLVVEFFRGTSLYVQLFWLFFALPMVGFRLEPLACAVLALGLNYGAYGAEVVRGAVAAVPRAQTEAGIALGMGAGLRMRRVVLPQAHALMVAPFKNLLVQLLKATPLLSLVTVSDLTFQIDQLRSATGATAASYLLLLGLYFGMAVVLSLLMNALERAAKARLGQEGGV from the coding sequence CTGCCCGAGTTGCGGCGCGCGCTGCCCCGGCTCGCCGAGGGTCTCCTCGTCACGGTCGAGGCCACGGTGCTCGGCGCCGCGCTCGCCCTGCTCCTCGCGTACGTCCTCGGGCTGCTGTCCCGGTCGGCGCGGCTGCCGGTGCGCGGCGCGGCGCGCCTCGTCGTGGAGTTCTTCCGGGGGACCTCGCTGTACGTGCAGCTGTTCTGGCTGTTCTTCGCACTGCCGATGGTCGGCTTCCGGCTCGAACCGCTCGCCTGCGCGGTGCTCGCGCTCGGCCTCAACTACGGGGCGTACGGCGCCGAGGTGGTGCGGGGCGCGGTGGCGGCGGTCCCCCGCGCCCAGACCGAGGCGGGGATCGCGCTCGGCATGGGGGCCGGGCTGCGCATGCGGCGGGTCGTCCTGCCGCAGGCGCACGCCCTGATGGTCGCGCCGTTCAAGAACCTGCTCGTCCAGCTCCTGAAGGCGACACCGCTGCTCTCCCTGGTCACGGTCTCCGATCTCACCTTCCAGATCGACCAGTTGCGCTCGGCGACGGGCGCGACGGCCGCCTCGTACCTGCTGCTCCTCGGGCTCTACTTCGGCATGGCCGTCGTGCTGAGCCTCCTCATGAACGCCCTGGAGCGGGCGGCGAAGGCCCGGCTCGGGCAGGAAGGCGGTGTCTGA
- the ehuD gene encoding ectoine/hydroxyectoine ABC transporter permease subunit EhuD: protein MWDGEAARAALPAVLEGFGVTVLATVPAFAVAMVLGLVLALAQRAGPRWLALPVRGAAAFVRSTPLLVQLFAAWVLLPALDAPVLGVLVLGTHYATYLSEVYRTGIDAVPRGQWEACTALSLPRRRVWRAVVLPQAVRNVLPPLGNYAVSMFKETPLLSVITVHEMVHEANTFGSTHFAYLESFTLAAAVFLLASWPTSVLVRRLETRLAH from the coding sequence ATGTGGGACGGGGAGGCGGCCCGGGCCGCGCTGCCCGCCGTACTGGAGGGGTTCGGCGTCACGGTCCTGGCGACCGTGCCGGCGTTCGCCGTCGCGATGGTCCTCGGGCTCGTCCTCGCCCTCGCCCAGCGGGCGGGCCCCCGGTGGCTGGCGCTTCCGGTGCGCGGGGCGGCCGCGTTCGTCCGCTCGACACCGCTCCTGGTGCAGCTGTTCGCGGCCTGGGTGCTGCTGCCCGCGCTCGACGCGCCGGTGCTCGGCGTCCTGGTGCTGGGCACGCACTACGCCACGTACCTGTCGGAGGTGTACCGGACGGGCATCGACGCCGTTCCGCGCGGGCAGTGGGAGGCCTGCACGGCGCTGTCGCTGCCGCGCCGGAGGGTGTGGCGGGCGGTGGTGCTGCCGCAGGCCGTACGGAACGTGCTGCCGCCGCTCGGCAACTACGCGGTGTCCATGTTCAAGGAGACGCCGCTGCTCTCGGTGATCACCGTGCACGAGATGGTCCACGAGGCGAACACCTTCGGCAGTACGCACTTCGCCTATCTGGAGAGCTTCACCCTGGCCGCCGCGGTGTTCCTGCTCGCGAGCTGGCCCACGTCCGTGCTGGTACGACGACTGGAGACACGCCTTGCGCACTGA
- the ehuA gene encoding ectoine/hydroxyectoine ABC transporter ATP-binding protein EhuA, with product MRTEERDRPAVRFDRVTKRYGDHTVLDGLDLEVGHGERVTLIGPSGSGKTTILRLLMTLERVTDGVIHVDGEPFSHMPGGAGGKLVPASERHLAVRRRRIGMVFQQFNLFPHMSVLENIVEAPVHVLGESREEADRRARDLLDLVGLGDRADARPTRLSGGQQQRVAIARALAMRPGILLLDEVTSALDPELVAEVLDVLRDIARSTDITLLCVTHEMGFARDVSDRILMFDRGRIVESGPADELLESPAHERTRAFLGSVR from the coding sequence TTGCGCACTGAGGAACGGGACCGTCCCGCGGTCCGCTTCGACCGGGTCACCAAACGGTACGGGGACCACACCGTGCTCGACGGCCTCGACCTGGAGGTCGGGCACGGGGAACGCGTGACGCTGATCGGCCCGAGCGGCTCCGGGAAGACCACGATCCTCCGGCTGCTCATGACACTGGAGCGGGTCACCGACGGCGTCATCCACGTGGACGGGGAGCCGTTCTCGCACATGCCGGGAGGGGCGGGCGGGAAGCTGGTGCCGGCGAGCGAGCGCCATCTGGCGGTGCGCCGACGGCGGATCGGCATGGTGTTCCAGCAGTTCAACCTCTTCCCGCACATGAGCGTCCTGGAGAACATCGTCGAGGCGCCCGTCCACGTGCTCGGCGAGAGCCGGGAGGAGGCGGACCGCCGGGCGCGGGACCTGCTCGACCTGGTCGGGCTCGGCGACCGGGCCGACGCGCGGCCGACCCGGCTCTCCGGCGGCCAGCAGCAGCGCGTGGCCATCGCCCGCGCCCTCGCGATGCGGCCGGGGATCCTGCTCCTCGACGAGGTGACGTCCGCGCTCGATCCGGAGCTGGTGGCGGAGGTGCTCGACGTGCTGCGGGACATCGCCCGCTCCACCGACATCACCCTGCTGTGCGTGACGCACGAGATGGGCTTCGCGCGGGACGTCTCCGACCGGATCCTGATGTTCGACCGGGGCCGGATCGTGGAGTCGGGCCCGGCGGACGAGCTCCTGGAGTCGCCCGCGCACGAACGCACGCGCGCGTTCCTCGGCTCGGTCCGGTGA
- a CDS encoding SigB/SigF/SigG family RNA polymerase sigma factor, which translates to MRTEVPKATETCVTSGTGEGLPDITAPHEVAPRDARALSRVFLRELAAREEGTPEHQYVRNTLIEMNMTLVRYAAGRFRGRAEEMEDIVQVGMIGLIKAIDRFDLAREVEFTTFAVPYIVGEIKRFFRDTSWAVHVPRRLQEARVELAKATDELSSRLGRAPRVAELAPVMDLSEEQVVEAQLAANGYHSTSLDAAIGGGDDDTDDAALADLIGEEDTALALFEDFHTLAPLVAALGERDRVLLHLRFVEELTQTQIGERLGVSQMHVSRLLARSLNRLRDGMVEAGA; encoded by the coding sequence GTGCGGACCGAGGTGCCGAAGGCGACGGAGACGTGCGTGACGAGCGGTACGGGGGAGGGGCTGCCCGACATAACGGCCCCCCACGAGGTCGCGCCCCGGGACGCGCGCGCCCTGTCGAGAGTGTTCCTCCGCGAACTCGCGGCGCGGGAGGAGGGGACGCCGGAGCACCAGTACGTCCGGAACACCCTGATCGAGATGAACATGACGCTCGTGCGGTACGCGGCGGGCCGGTTCCGCGGGCGGGCCGAGGAGATGGAGGACATCGTCCAGGTCGGCATGATCGGCCTGATCAAGGCGATCGACCGCTTCGACCTGGCCCGCGAGGTGGAGTTCACGACCTTCGCCGTGCCGTACATCGTGGGCGAGATCAAGCGGTTCTTCCGCGACACCTCCTGGGCGGTGCACGTCCCCCGCCGGCTCCAGGAGGCGCGGGTCGAGCTGGCGAAGGCGACCGACGAACTGAGCTCACGGCTCGGCCGCGCGCCCCGGGTCGCGGAACTGGCGCCCGTCATGGACCTGTCCGAGGAGCAGGTGGTCGAGGCCCAGCTGGCCGCGAACGGCTACCACTCCACGTCCCTGGACGCCGCGATCGGCGGGGGCGACGACGACACGGACGACGCGGCCCTGGCCGACCTCATCGGCGAGGAGGACACGGCGCTCGCGCTCTTCGAGGACTTCCACACCCTCGCCCCGCTCGTGGCGGCCCTCGGCGAGCGGGACCGGGTGCTGCTGCACCTGCGGTTCGTCGAGGAGCTGACCCAGACGCAGATCGGCGAGCGCCTCGGCGTATCCCAGATGCACGTCTCGCGGCTCCTGGCCCGGAGCCTGAACAGGCTGCGGGACGGCATGGTCGAGGCTGGAGCCTGA
- a CDS encoding ATP-binding protein, producing the protein MNSRSETRSRMDAAGPRAAAGGAGTSPLVTPAQARQLVRHTLMALGPLRASQVDDLLLVTSELVTNAHRHGGGVTSFGIAVGSDRVTVSVADASEEPPRHELRENLRPGGFGWPIVLRLCREVTVDTRPDGKTVHAAVMVDR; encoded by the coding sequence ATGAACAGCCGGAGCGAAACCAGGTCCCGCATGGACGCCGCGGGTCCCCGGGCCGCCGCCGGGGGGGCCGGCACCTCACCGCTCGTCACCCCGGCGCAGGCCAGGCAGCTGGTGCGCCACACGCTCATGGCCCTGGGTCCCCTGCGGGCCTCCCAGGTCGACGACCTGCTGCTCGTCACCTCGGAACTGGTCACGAACGCCCATCGTCACGGCGGCGGGGTCACCTCGTTCGGGATCGCCGTCGGCAGTGACCGGGTCACGGTCTCCGTGGCCGACGCCAGCGAGGAGCCGCCGCGCCACGAGCTCCGCGAGAACCTGCGGCCAGGCGGCTTCGGCTGGCCGATCGTGCTGCGCCTGTGCCGCGAGGTGACGGTGGACACCCGGCCGGACGGCAAGACGGTCCACGCGGCGGTGATGGTCGACCGCTGA